One genomic segment of Belonocnema kinseyi isolate 2016_QV_RU_SX_M_011 chromosome 2, B_treatae_v1, whole genome shotgun sequence includes these proteins:
- the LOC117167520 gene encoding endothelin-converting enzyme homolog, whose amino-acid sequence MSHGFDVTGRKYDENGNAIRWWSEKMINAYDKKADCFVDQFNEYEVGGKVTEGENIADTAGLNAAFGAYKKQIKKGNRDVRLPGLEDLSGSQLFFVSFATAFCQSATPQFL is encoded by the exons ATGTCGCATGGATTTGATGTTACCG GCAGGAAATACGATGAGAATGGAAATGCAATTCGTTGGTGgtctgaaaaaatgataaatgcaTATGATAAGAAAGCCGATTGTTTTGTGGATCAATTCAATGAATATGAG gtagGTGGAAAAGTAACAGAAGGAGAAAATATTGCTGATACAGCCGGATTAAATGCGGCTTTTGgcgcttataaaaaacaaattaagaaaGGAAATAGAGATGTGAGATTACCAGGGTTAGAAGATCTTAGCGgaagtcaactattttttgtcTCTTTCGCCACT GCATTTTGTCAGAGCGCAACTCcccagtttttataa
- the LOC117168166 gene encoding neprilysin-1-like: protein MLSDILLFSSMVNLTFCETEKCTDFANFLLSGMNQMVDPCENFYEFVCGSWSTTCPVSESRPFCNIDTEIDDRIQKILRDILEAVPNQNESKALSLEKEWYKACTDQV from the exons ATGTTAAGTGACATTTTATt attttcttctATGGTGAATCTCACTTTTTGTGAGACAGAAAAATGCACCGATTTCG CTAACTTCCTCTTATCTGGAATGAACCAAATGGTGGATCCATGTgaaaatttttacgaatttgtatGTGGATCGTGGTCTACTACATGTCCAGTTTCTGAAAGTCGTCCATTTTGTAATATTGACACAGAAATTGATGATcgtattcaaaagattttacgtg ACATTTTGGAAGCAGTTCCAAATCAGAATGAGAGTAAGGCATTATCTCTGGAAAAAGAGTGGTACAAAGCATGCACAGACCAAGTTTAA